One Ictalurus furcatus strain D&B chromosome 24, Billie_1.0, whole genome shotgun sequence DNA segment encodes these proteins:
- the znf516 gene encoding zinc finger protein 516, which translates to MEVERQEVTDDSLSKTSHNDPDEEKNQVHNCDLCGRSFLFLSSLSQHMRKHTGEKPYKCPHCQHRSAQKGSLKAHIRTHKVDGMSQSTGGNEEEVDDEGDKEGGVPEEQGGCSSPTESTSACNKVVSGEETTKTRKKGVKKERANSEGGKQCSLCRKRLRSQAELEQHMRDFHDTSQEEHLQAETQNTHPTEENSTMEEGLNMEEAEKENELGKGDFPCDQCDQVFTQAWFLKAHMKKHQNTRDHGCRICGRRFREPWFLRSHMKTHNTKSKPKNDSELPATVNEVTQVEASLVNDVCLYELCAKCGNFFHDRKSLQLHEQVHKSTDNSTNSGDGLSSPLTKRRFLECLNLRMAGEMEKLSDGRLGKRIPELDPVSSYQAWQLATRGRVMEVSEKGLGWDERLADADVVYDKKKGEYVLLRQEKRKKQLDTTLSIPNKKKRGVVTQGSGNTSMATDHQRYGGQTSMEIGSVDSLSDSEYRPSFRHGRKNSQNKTSECLECGKGFRTQQQMVIHMLIRHGSMSESMNGVSLQNLFPKTQSSLSKPVESAEDQSQKIYPEDTDKKPCTCNHCDFSTADSAAMVSHIHNEHAAISNEALTSVITQSHTPSTSHSGFPRLRNALLQQPYWPYTSSTHLERAALNSTVPWSKSTDENGDEKSKGHGEASSDKMDASLLNLSVEAESDKAEALDLGKNGLVRHQCPYCSHATLYPEVLWIHQRIAHKIDSTTLIPKWAPKNGVKGPKSILDFKRRTGPPPFLEGKDCPSLPQTRILRTSSPELSPRGTKDKPQSSSAESTCLQSKGQHTGRLSHSSKPNPSRSRIDDVKSAKNKTDAHQYITSSTSRARPTPSPQKSESPKTASRLMESSLLPKEGLRFMLTSKHNASEQRSPKPQTSSRSEPPAQDTESSHGYDLWSRLSLGGSSSHSQTKKQPSGDSPGALTDIYSFLKNCSPHDLAALYHHWGFSNMMIEQAGMARSGQKEGEYVCPVCGKSFSQPSHYRTHMRSHTGERPFQCQYCPYSASQKGNLKTHVQTVHRLTFDNAQYPDRRLHHAPSVDHTHPSSPGLSHRATTS; encoded by the exons ATGGAGGTTGAGCGGCAAGAGGTCACAGATGACTCCCTCTCCAAAACCTCTCATAATGATCCAGATGAGGAAAAGAATCAAGTTCACAACTGTGACCTCTGTGGCaggtcttttcttttcttaagcTCTCTGTCCCAGCACATGAGGAAACACACAGGGGAGAAGCCGTACAAGTGCCCCCATTGCCAGCACCGCTCAGCCCAGAAAGGCAGCCTGAAAGCCCACATTCGCACCCACAAGGTAGATGGTATGAGTCAGAGCACTGGGGGTAATGAAGAAGAGGTGGACGATGAAGGAGACAAGGAAGGAGGAGTACCTGAGGAGCAGGGTGGTTGTTCCAGCCCGACCGAAAGTACCTCTGCTTGCAATAAAGTGGTTAGTGGTGAGGAGACCACTAAGACAAGAAAGAAAGGGGTTAAGAAAGAGAGGGCAAACAGTGAGGGAGGCAAGCAGTGCTCACTGTGTAGGAAGAGGCTCCGGAGTCAAGCTGAGCTGGAGCAGCATATGCGAGACTTTCATGATACCTCACAGGAAGAGCACTTGCAGgcagaaacacaaaacacacaccccaCAGAGGAAAACTCCACCATGGAGGAAGGACTGAACATGGAGGaagcagagaaagagaatgagctTGGTAAAGGGGACTTTCCATGTGATCAGTGTGACCAAGTCTTCACTCAAGCCTGGTTCCTCAAAGCCCACATGAAGAAGCATCAAAACACTCGGGATCACGGCTGTCGCATCTGCGGTCGGCGATTTCGTGAACCCTGGTTCTTGCGCAGCCACATGAAGACGCACAACACCAAGTCCAAGCCAAAGAATGACTCGGAACTTCCTGCGACTGTTAATGAGGTGACACAGGTTGAAGCTTCCTTGGTAAACGACGTATGCCTTTACGAACTGTGCGCCAAGTGTGGTAACTTCTTCCATGACCGCAAAAGCCTGCAGCTTCATGAGCAAGTCCACAAGAGCACAGATAATTcgactaacagcggtgatggtcTTTCATCGCCTCTCACCAAGAGACGCTTCCTAGAGTGCCTGAACTTGAGAATGGCAGGTGAGATGGAGAAGCTCTCAGACGGAAGACTTGGCAAGAGAATTCCTGAGTTGGATCCTGTTAGCAGCTATCAGGCCTGGCAGCTGGCCACCAGAGGCAGGGTGATGGAGGTTTCTGAAAAAGGTCTGGGCTGGGACGAGAGGTTAGCAGATGCAGATGTGGTGTATGACAAGAAAAAGGGTGAATATGTACTACTGAGACAGGAGAAACGAAAGAAACAATTGGATACCACTCTAAGTATCCCTAATAAGAAAAAGCGAGGGGTAGTGACCCAAGGCTCAGGCAACACCAGCATGGCCACCGATCACCAGCGATATGGTGGGCAGACATCTATGGAGATTGGAAGCGTTGACAGTCTGAGCGACTCTGAATATCGTCCCTCTTTCCGCCATGGCCGTAAAAATTCCCAGAATAAGACCTCTGAGTGCTTGGAGTGCGGAAAAGGATTCCGAACTCAGCAACAGATGGTGATTCACATGCTCATAAGACATGGCAGCATGAGTGAAAGCATGAATGGGGTTTCTCTCCAAAATCTCTTTCCTAAAACACAGTCCAGTCTTTCTAAACCCGTGGAATCTGCAGAGGACCAAAGTCAGAAAATATACCCTGAAGATACAG ATAAAAAGCCATGCACCTGCAACCACTGTGACTTCAGCACCGCTGACTCAGCTGCCATGGTGTCCCACATACACAATGAGCATGCAGCTATCAGCAATGAGGCCTTAACCAGCGTGATCACCCAAAGCCACACTCCTTCCACTAGCCACAGTGGCTTCCCCAGGCTGAGGAATGCACTACTACAGCAGCCCTACTGGCCCTACACCAGCTCCACCCACCTGGAGAGGGCAGCACTGAACAGCACAGTACCTTGGTCCAAGAGCACTGATGAAAATGGAGATGAGAAGAGCAAAGGGCATGGAGAGGCCAGTTCTGACAAAATGGATGCCAGTCTGTTGAATCTCTCTGTGGAAGCTGAAAGTGACAAAGCAGAAGCTCTAGACTTAGGAAAGAATGGTCTAGTGAGGCATCAGTGCCCATACTGTTCCCATGCCACACTGTACCCTGAGGTTCTCTGGATCCATCAAAGAATTGCACATAAAATCGACAGCACCACTCTGATCCCTAAGTGGGCTCCTAAAAATGGTGTTAAGGGGCCTAAGTCGATTCTTGATTTCAAGAGGCGCACTGGACCACCTCCGTTTCTGGAAGGCAAGGACTGCCCTTCACTTCCTCAGACACGAATCCTCCGCACAAGTTCCCCTGAATTAAGCCCCAGAGGGACCAAGGACAAGCCTCAAAGCAGCAGTGCAGAATCCACTTGCTTACAAAGCAAGGGTCAGCACACTGGACGACTGTCACACTCCTCTAAGCCAAATCCCAGCAGGTCCCGGATAGATGACGTCAAGAGCGCCAAGAACAAAACGGATGCCCACCAATATATCACTTCATCAACAAGTAGAGCAAGACCAACACCAAGTCCCCAAAAGTCTGAAAGCCCAAAGACAGCAAGCAGACTAATGGAAAGTAGCTTGCTGCCCAAAGAGGGACTCCGCTTCATGCTCACCAGCAAGCACAATGCCTCCGAGCAGAGAAGTCCCAAACCTCAGACCTCTAGCCGATCTGAACCTCCAGCCCAGGACACAGAGAGCTCTCATGGATACGACCTCTGGAGTAGACTCAGTCTAGGTGGATCATCCTCACACTCCCAAACTAAAAAGCAGCCGTCAGGAGACAGTCCAGGTGCTCTTACCGACATCTACAGTTTCTTGAAGAATTGCAGTCCTCATGATTTGGCAGCGCTTTATCATCACTGGGGCTTTAGTAACATGATGATAGAGCAAGCAG ggatGGCGAGGTCAGGGCAGAAAGAGGGCGAGTATGTCTGTCCAGTGTGCGGGAAGAGCTTTAGCCAACCCAGCCATTACCGCACACACATGAGATCCCATACAG